Proteins from one Bradyrhizobium amphicarpaeae genomic window:
- a CDS encoding xanthine dehydrogenase family protein molybdopterin-binding subunit: protein MGVEGIGARVVRKEDKRFITGKGRYVDDIKLLGMTHAHFVRSPHAHAKVKGIDSSAALKMPGVVAVLTGQQIVDDKVGNLICGWAITSKDGSPMKMGAWPAMAPETVRFVGQAVAVVIAETKNLARDAAEAVVVSYEELPAVADVHAAIKSGAPQLHPEAPGNQVYDWVIGDEGATDAAFAKAANVVKLDVTNNRLAPNAMEPRAAIADYDAAEEHFTLYTTSQNPHVARLVLSAFYNIAPEHKLRVIAPDVGGGFGSKIFIYPEEMVALWASKKVGRPVKWTGDRTEAFLTDAHGRDHVTHAEMAFDAQNKILGLKVKTYANFGAYMSLFSSSVPTYLYATLLSGQYNIPAIHAEVVGVYTNTTPVDAYRGAGRPEASYLIERLMETAARQLKVDPAQLRRSNFITQFPHQTPVIMAYDIGDFNASLDAAMKAIDYAGFPARKAKAKADGKLRGIGLSCYIEACGIAPSKAVGSLGAGVGLWESAEVRVNPVGTIEILTGSHSHGQGHETTFCQLVAERLGVPISQVSIVHGDTDKVQFGMGTYGSRSAAVGLTAILKAMEKMESKAKKIAAHALEASEADIVIENGEFKVTGTDKAIALPMVALAAYTAHNLPDGMEPGLKESAFYDPTNFTFPAGTYICELEVDSGTGKTSFVNFVAADDFGRLINPMIVEGQVHGGLVQGIGQALLEHAIYDASGQPVTASFMDYAMPRADDVPSFNLSHTTTLCPGNPLGIKGCGEAGAIGASAAVINAITDAIGTNNLEMPATPDRVWRTIHAA from the coding sequence GCGCACGCGTCGTGCGCAAGGAAGACAAGCGTTTCATTACCGGCAAGGGCCGCTACGTCGACGACATCAAGCTGCTGGGCATGACCCATGCCCATTTCGTCCGCAGCCCGCACGCGCACGCCAAGGTGAAGGGGATCGATTCCTCCGCGGCGCTGAAGATGCCGGGCGTGGTCGCCGTGCTCACGGGCCAGCAGATCGTCGACGACAAGGTCGGCAACCTCATTTGCGGCTGGGCCATCACCTCGAAGGACGGCAGCCCGATGAAGATGGGCGCATGGCCGGCAATGGCGCCGGAGACGGTGCGTTTCGTCGGTCAGGCCGTCGCGGTCGTGATCGCCGAGACCAAGAATCTGGCGCGCGATGCGGCGGAGGCCGTCGTCGTCAGTTACGAGGAACTTCCCGCGGTCGCCGACGTCCACGCCGCGATCAAATCAGGCGCGCCGCAGCTTCATCCCGAGGCTCCCGGCAACCAGGTCTATGACTGGGTGATCGGCGACGAGGGCGCCACCGATGCCGCCTTCGCCAAGGCCGCCAATGTGGTGAAGCTCGACGTCACCAACAACCGTCTCGCCCCGAACGCGATGGAGCCGCGGGCGGCGATCGCCGATTACGACGCGGCGGAAGAGCATTTCACGCTCTATACGACCTCGCAGAACCCGCACGTCGCCCGCCTCGTGCTGTCGGCGTTCTACAACATCGCCCCCGAGCACAAGCTGCGCGTGATCGCGCCCGACGTCGGCGGCGGCTTCGGCTCCAAGATCTTCATCTATCCCGAGGAGATGGTGGCGCTGTGGGCTTCGAAGAAGGTCGGCCGTCCCGTGAAATGGACCGGCGATCGCACCGAGGCCTTCCTCACCGACGCGCATGGCCGCGACCATGTGACCCATGCCGAGATGGCGTTCGACGCCCAGAACAAGATTTTGGGCCTGAAGGTGAAGACCTACGCCAATTTCGGCGCCTATATGTCGCTGTTCTCGTCGTCGGTGCCGACCTATCTCTACGCGACGCTGTTGTCGGGCCAGTACAACATCCCGGCGATCCATGCCGAGGTGGTTGGCGTCTACACCAACACCACGCCGGTCGACGCCTATCGCGGCGCGGGCCGTCCCGAGGCGAGCTATCTGATCGAGCGGCTGATGGAAACGGCGGCGCGGCAGCTGAAGGTCGATCCGGCCCAGCTGCGGCGGAGCAACTTCATCACCCAGTTCCCGCACCAGACGCCCGTCATCATGGCCTACGATATCGGCGACTTTAACGCCTCGCTCGATGCCGCGATGAAGGCGATCGACTATGCCGGCTTCCCCGCCCGCAAGGCCAAGGCGAAAGCCGACGGCAAGCTGCGCGGCATCGGCTTGTCCTGCTACATCGAGGCCTGCGGCATCGCGCCGTCGAAGGCGGTCGGCAGTCTGGGCGCCGGCGTCGGTCTGTGGGAATCGGCCGAGGTACGCGTCAACCCGGTCGGCACCATCGAGATCCTCACGGGCTCGCACAGCCACGGCCAGGGTCACGAGACCACGTTCTGCCAGCTCGTCGCGGAGCGCCTCGGCGTTCCCATCAGCCAGGTCTCGATCGTCCATGGCGATACCGACAAGGTGCAGTTCGGCATGGGTACCTACGGCTCGCGCTCGGCGGCCGTGGGCCTCACGGCGATCCTGAAGGCGATGGAGAAGATGGAATCCAAGGCCAAGAAGATTGCAGCGCATGCGCTGGAAGCTTCCGAGGCCGACATCGTCATCGAGAACGGCGAGTTCAAGGTCACAGGCACCGACAAGGCGATTGCGCTGCCGATGGTCGCGCTCGCGGCCTATACCGCGCACAATCTGCCTGACGGGATGGAGCCGGGTCTGAAGGAAAGCGCCTTCTACGACCCGACCAACTTCACCTTCCCGGCCGGGACCTATATCTGCGAGCTCGAGGTCGACTCCGGCACCGGCAAGACCTCCTTCGTCAACTTCGTCGCGGCCGACGATTTCGGCCGGCTGATCAACCCGATGATCGTCGAGGGCCAGGTCCATGGCGGCCTCGTTCAAGGCATCGGGCAGGCGCTGCTGGAACATGCGATCTACGATGCCAGCGGCCAGCCGGTCACGGCCTCGTTCATGGACTACGCCATGCCGCGCGCCGACGACGTGCCCTCCTTCAACCTCTCCCACACCACGACGCTGTGCCCGGGCAATCCCCTCGGCATCAAGGGTTGCGGTGAGGCTGGCGCGATCGGCGCCTCTGCTGCCGTGATCAACGCGATCACGGATGCGATCGGCACGAACAATCTGGAAATGCCCGCGACCCCTGACCGGGTGTGGCGCACGATCCACGCCGCTTAA
- the hppD gene encoding 4-hydroxyphenylpyruvate dioxygenase has translation MGPFPHDAPPATVSADNPMGTDGFEFVEYAHPDPKELHALFKLMGYVPVARHKTRKITVYRQGDINYLVNEEPGTHGYEFVAAHGPCAPSMAFRVVDAKAAYDRAISLGAEPADVPSAQRTLDVPAIKGIGGSLLYLVDRYGAKGSAYDAEFEWLGAQDPRPAGAGLFYLDHLTHNVHRGRMDVWTGFYERIFNFRQIRFFDIEGRASGLFSRALTSPDGKIRIPINEDAGDAGQIEEYLKTYRGEGIQHIACGCRDIYRTIEGLRDAGLPFMPSPPETYFERIDPRLPKHGEDIARLQKNGILIDGEGVMEGGQTKVLLQIFSANAIGPIFFEFIQRKGDDGFGEGNFKALFESIEEDQIRRGVLKVDAA, from the coding sequence ATGGGACCGTTTCCGCACGACGCACCGCCGGCCACCGTCAGCGCCGACAATCCGATGGGCACCGACGGGTTCGAGTTCGTCGAATATGCGCATCCCGATCCAAAAGAGCTGCACGCGCTGTTCAAGCTGATGGGCTATGTGCCCGTCGCGCGCCACAAGACCAGGAAGATCACGGTCTATCGCCAGGGCGACATCAACTATCTCGTCAACGAAGAGCCCGGCACGCATGGCTACGAGTTCGTCGCCGCGCACGGTCCCTGCGCGCCCTCGATGGCGTTCCGCGTCGTCGATGCGAAGGCGGCTTATGACCGCGCGATTTCGCTCGGGGCCGAGCCTGCCGACGTGCCATCGGCGCAGAGGACGCTGGACGTGCCCGCGATCAAAGGCATCGGCGGCAGCCTGCTCTATCTCGTCGATCGCTATGGCGCCAAGGGTTCGGCCTATGATGCCGAGTTCGAATGGCTCGGCGCGCAAGATCCTCGGCCTGCCGGTGCCGGCCTTTTCTATCTCGATCATCTCACCCACAACGTCCATCGCGGCCGCATGGATGTCTGGACCGGATTCTACGAGAGGATATTCAACTTCCGTCAGATACGCTTCTTCGACATCGAGGGCCGCGCCTCCGGCCTGTTCTCGCGCGCGCTGACCAGCCCGGACGGCAAGATCCGGATTCCGATCAACGAGGATGCCGGCGATGCCGGCCAGATCGAGGAATATCTGAAGACCTATCGCGGCGAGGGCATCCAGCACATCGCCTGCGGCTGCCGCGACATCTATCGCACCATTGAGGGCCTGCGCGATGCCGGCCTGCCCTTCATGCCGTCGCCGCCCGAGACCTATTTCGAGCGCATCGACCCGCGACTGCCCAAGCATGGCGAAGATATCGCGCGGCTGCAGAAGAACGGCATTTTGATCGACGGCGAAGGCGTGATGGAAGGCGGCCAGACCAAGGTGCTGCTGCAGATCTTCTCAGCCAACGCGATCGGCCCGATCTTCTTTGAGTTCATCCAGCGCAAGGGCGACGACGGATTCGGCGAGGGCAATTTTAAGGCCCTGTTCGAATCGATCGAGGAGGATCAGATCCGGCGCGGGGTGTTGAAGGTGGATGCGGCGTAG
- the hmgA gene encoding homogentisate 1,2-dioxygenase: MNINTSPDQIIRSSAQVTPGYMSGFGNSFETEALPGALPIGRNSPQRCAYGLYAEQLSGSPFTAPRGSNERSWLYRIRPSVKHSGRFEKADAGLWRSAPCHEYDLPIAQMRWDPTPLPKDDVTFVQGVQTMTTAGDVNTQAGMAAHVYLITKSMVDQHFYNADGELMFVLQQGDLRLVTEFGRIDAEPGEIVVIPRGVKFRVEIPNGPARGYLCENYGGAFTLPERGPIGANCLANARDFLTPVAHYEDKDTPTELFVKWGGALFKTNLPHSPIDVVAWHGNYAPYKYDLRTFSPVGAIGFDHPDPSIFTVLTSPSETAGTANIDFVIFPERWMVADNTFRPPWYHMNIMSEFMGLIYGVYDAKPQGFVPGGMSLHNCMLPHGPDRDAFEHASNGELKPVKLTGTMAFMFETRYPQRVTAHAANASTLQDDYADCWKGLEKRFDPSKR; encoded by the coding sequence ATGAACATCAACACCTCGCCCGACCAGATCATCCGCAGCTCGGCCCAGGTCACGCCGGGCTACATGTCCGGCTTCGGCAACAGCTTCGAGACCGAGGCGCTGCCGGGTGCGCTGCCGATCGGACGCAACTCACCGCAGCGCTGCGCCTACGGCCTCTATGCCGAGCAGCTCTCCGGCTCGCCCTTCACGGCGCCGCGCGGCAGCAATGAGCGCTCCTGGCTCTATCGCATCCGGCCCTCGGTGAAGCATTCCGGCCGCTTCGAGAAGGCCGATGCCGGGCTGTGGCGCTCGGCGCCGTGCCACGAATACGATCTGCCGATCGCGCAGATGCGCTGGGACCCGACGCCGCTTCCGAAGGACGATGTGACCTTCGTCCAGGGCGTGCAGACCATGACGACGGCGGGCGACGTGAACACGCAGGCCGGCATGGCCGCGCATGTTTATCTCATCACCAAATCGATGGTGGACCAGCATTTCTACAATGCCGACGGCGAGCTGATGTTCGTGCTCCAGCAGGGGGATCTGCGTCTCGTCACGGAGTTCGGCCGCATCGATGCCGAGCCTGGCGAGATCGTGGTGATCCCGCGCGGCGTCAAGTTCCGCGTCGAGATTCCGAACGGGCCGGCGCGCGGCTATCTCTGCGAGAATTACGGCGGCGCGTTCACGCTGCCGGAGCGCGGGCCGATCGGCGCCAATTGCCTGGCCAACGCGCGCGACTTCCTGACGCCGGTCGCGCATTACGAGGACAAGGACACGCCGACCGAGCTGTTCGTCAAATGGGGCGGGGCGCTGTTCAAGACCAATTTGCCGCATTCGCCTATCGACGTCGTCGCCTGGCACGGCAATTACGCGCCCTATAAATACGATCTGCGCACCTTCTCTCCCGTCGGCGCGATCGGCTTCGATCATCCGGATCCCTCGATCTTCACCGTGCTGACCTCGCCGTCGGAGACGGCGGGCACGGCGAATATCGACTTCGTGATCTTCCCCGAGCGCTGGATGGTGGCCGACAACACCTTCCGTCCGCCCTGGTATCACATGAACATCATGAGCGAGTTCATGGGCCTGATCTACGGCGTCTACGATGCCAAGCCGCAGGGCTTCGTCCCCGGCGGCATGAGCCTGCACAATTGCATGCTGCCGCACGGACCGGACCGTGACGCTTTCGAGCATGCCAGCAACGGCGAATTGAAGCCGGTGAAGCTGACGGGGACCATGGCCTTCATGTTCGAGACCCGCTACCCGCAGCGCGTCACCGCCCATGCAGCGAATGCCTCGACGCTGCAGGACGATTACGCGGATTGCTGGAAGGGCCTGGAGAAGCGGTTCGATCCGAGCAAGCGGTAG
- a CDS encoding CaiB/BaiF CoA transferase family protein, with amino-acid sequence MLDKSAPSASVRASGPLSGFRIVEFAGIGPGPFACMMLADMGAEVVTLDRVGAKKSMKSVAGRGRKVIELDLKDKAAIAQVLDLLASADALVEGFRPGVMERLGLGPDVVLARNPKLVFGRMTGWGQEGPLANAAGHDINYISITGALAAIGTKEAPVPPLNLVGDFGGGALYLVVGVLAALLEASRSGKGQVVDAAMCDGAASLMSFFFDMTTLGRWTEGRNQNFLDGGAHFYGVYECACGHFVSIGSIEPQFYALLREHAGLTDADFDAQMNPKAWPALKEKLKAVFKSKTREDWCKIMEGTDICFAPVLTMSEATKHPHMVARNVFIERHGVKQPAPAPRFSRTPSGVREPEAAEIGAVMAAWKR; translated from the coding sequence GTGCTCGACAAATCAGCCCCCTCCGCGTCCGTCCGCGCCTCCGGCCCCCTCTCGGGCTTCCGCATCGTCGAGTTCGCCGGCATCGGCCCCGGCCCGTTCGCCTGCATGATGCTGGCCGACATGGGCGCCGAGGTCGTCACGCTGGACCGCGTCGGCGCCAAGAAGAGCATGAAGTCGGTGGCGGGGCGCGGCCGCAAGGTGATCGAGCTCGACCTCAAGGACAAGGCGGCGATCGCGCAAGTGCTGGATCTGCTCGCCAGCGCCGATGCGCTGGTCGAAGGCTTCCGTCCCGGCGTGATGGAGCGCCTCGGACTCGGGCCGGACGTCGTGCTCGCACGCAATCCCAAGCTGGTCTTCGGCCGGATGACCGGCTGGGGCCAGGAAGGCCCGCTCGCCAATGCCGCCGGCCACGACATCAATTACATCTCCATCACCGGCGCGCTCGCCGCGATCGGTACCAAGGAAGCGCCGGTGCCGCCGCTCAACCTCGTCGGTGATTTCGGCGGCGGCGCGCTCTATCTCGTCGTCGGCGTGCTCGCCGCGCTGCTGGAAGCCTCGCGCTCCGGCAAGGGCCAAGTTGTTGATGCCGCGATGTGCGATGGAGCGGCATCGCTGATGTCGTTCTTCTTCGACATGACGACGCTCGGTCGCTGGACCGAGGGACGCAACCAGAACTTCCTCGACGGCGGCGCGCATTTCTACGGCGTCTATGAATGCGCCTGCGGTCACTTCGTCTCGATCGGCTCGATCGAGCCGCAGTTCTACGCGCTGCTGCGCGAGCACGCGGGCCTGACGGACGCCGATTTCGACGCGCAGATGAACCCGAAGGCCTGGCCGGCGCTGAAGGAAAAGCTGAAGGCGGTGTTCAAGAGCAAGACGCGCGAGGACTGGTGCAAGATCATGGAAGGCACCGACATCTGCTTCGCACCGGTGCTGACCATGTCGGAAGCCACCAAGCATCCGCACATGGTCGCGCGCAACGTGTTCATCGAGCGCCACGGCGTGAAACAGCCCGCGCCGGCGCCGCGCTTCTCACGGACACCGTCAGGGGTGCGTGAACCGGAGGCAGCGGAGATCGGCGCGGTGATGGCTGCGTGGAAGCGATAG
- a CDS encoding FAD binding domain-containing protein, giving the protein MYQTTYHRASSVDEAVSLFAKGSESKFLAGGQTLLPVMKQRLASPSDVIDLGKIKELQGVELSGDTLTIKAGTIYYDIMTNADVKKAIPAIAHLTSVLGDPAVRYRGTIGGSIANNDPAADFPAALLALGATVKTNKRSISAEDFFQGLFTTALEDGEIITAVSFPVPAKAGYEKMRHPASRFALTGVFVAQTKSGEVRVAATGASQSGVMRVPAIEAALKANWSPSAIDGVSISASGLLADIHGTAEYRANLVKVMAQRAVAAAG; this is encoded by the coding sequence ATGTACCAGACCACCTATCATCGCGCTTCCTCGGTCGACGAAGCCGTCAGCCTGTTCGCCAAGGGCAGCGAGTCCAAGTTCCTTGCCGGCGGCCAGACGCTGCTGCCTGTGATGAAGCAGCGCCTCGCCAGTCCGTCCGACGTCATCGACCTCGGCAAGATCAAGGAGCTGCAGGGCGTCGAATTGTCGGGCGATACGCTGACCATCAAGGCCGGCACGATCTATTACGACATCATGACGAATGCCGATGTGAAGAAGGCGATTCCTGCAATCGCCCATCTCACCTCCGTGCTCGGCGATCCCGCGGTGCGCTATCGCGGCACGATCGGCGGCTCGATTGCCAACAACGACCCTGCGGCGGACTTCCCCGCCGCACTGCTCGCACTTGGTGCCACCGTGAAGACCAACAAGCGGTCGATCTCCGCCGAGGACTTCTTCCAGGGCCTGTTCACCACGGCGCTCGAAGACGGCGAGATCATCACCGCCGTGTCGTTCCCGGTGCCGGCGAAAGCGGGCTACGAGAAGATGCGGCATCCGGCCTCGCGCTTTGCGCTGACCGGCGTGTTCGTCGCGCAGACCAAATCGGGCGAGGTTCGGGTGGCAGCCACGGGTGCCTCACAGAGCGGCGTGATGCGGGTACCCGCGATCGAAGCTGCGCTGAAGGCGAACTGGTCGCCGTCGGCGATCGACGGCGTCAGCATTTCGGCGAGCGGATTGCTGGCCGATATCCACGGCACCGCGGAGTACCGCGCCAACCTCGTCAAGGTGATGGCGCAGCGCGCGGTCGCGGCTGCCGGCTGA
- the fahA gene encoding fumarylacetoacetase: protein MTTHPNDPSLRSFIEVDPSSDFPIQNLPYGVFSTPANPTPRVGVAIGACVLDLWELEQDSRLEVGPLGVFSGPSLNAFMALGPKVWSRTRARISELLRHDHPELRDNEELRGRALVAMRDARLHLPFAVSGYTDFYSSKEHATNVGVMFRGKDNALQPNWLHMPIAYNGRASTVVVSGTKVKRPRGQLKPPNVDAPSFGPCKRLDFELEMGVVIGQPSAMGGMLSEQQAAEMIFGFVLLNDWSARDIQQWEYVPLGPFLAKAFATSISPWVVTREALEPFRLKGPEQEPVPLDYLRQGKPQNYDIALDVSLRAAGANAPAGISRTNFKYMYWSSVQQLMHHASSGCAMNVGDLLGSGTISGPEKNQRGSLLEISWNGTEPVELPGGVKRSFLEDGDSLVMRGWCQGDGYRVGFGEVEGTILAAE from the coding sequence GTGACAACCCATCCCAACGACCCCAGCCTCCGCTCCTTCATCGAGGTCGACCCTTCTTCCGACTTCCCGATCCAGAACCTGCCCTACGGCGTGTTCTCGACCCCTGCCAATCCGACGCCGCGTGTTGGCGTCGCGATCGGCGCTTGCGTGCTCGATCTCTGGGAGCTCGAGCAGGATTCCCGGCTCGAGGTCGGTCCGCTCGGCGTTTTCTCCGGGCCGTCGCTGAATGCGTTCATGGCGCTGGGGCCGAAGGTCTGGAGCAGGACACGGGCGCGGATCAGCGAGCTGCTGCGGCACGATCATCCGGAGTTACGCGATAACGAAGAGCTGCGCGGCCGCGCGCTGGTGGCGATGCGTGATGCGAGATTGCATCTGCCGTTCGCCGTCTCCGGCTACACCGATTTCTATTCGTCGAAAGAGCATGCCACCAATGTCGGCGTGATGTTCCGCGGCAAGGACAACGCGCTGCAGCCGAACTGGCTGCACATGCCGATCGCCTATAACGGCCGCGCCTCGACCGTCGTCGTGTCGGGCACCAAGGTGAAGCGCCCGCGCGGGCAGCTGAAGCCGCCGAATGTGGACGCGCCGAGCTTCGGCCCGTGCAAGCGGCTCGATTTCGAGCTGGAGATGGGCGTCGTGATCGGCCAGCCCTCAGCCATGGGTGGCATGTTGAGCGAGCAGCAGGCCGCGGAGATGATCTTCGGCTTCGTGCTGCTCAACGACTGGAGCGCGCGCGACATCCAGCAATGGGAATACGTGCCGCTCGGTCCGTTCCTGGCAAAGGCGTTTGCGACCTCGATCAGTCCGTGGGTGGTGACGCGCGAGGCGCTGGAGCCGTTCCGCCTGAAGGGGCCGGAGCAGGAGCCGGTGCCGCTCGATTATCTCAGGCAGGGCAAGCCGCAGAACTACGACATCGCGCTCGACGTCTCCTTGCGCGCGGCCGGCGCCAACGCGCCCGCCGGCATCAGCCGCACCAATTTCAAATACATGTACTGGTCCTCGGTGCAGCAGCTGATGCACCACGCCTCCTCCGGCTGCGCCATGAATGTCGGCGATCTCCTCGGCAGCGGCACGATCTCCGGTCCCGAGAAGAACCAGCGCGGCAGCCTGCTCGAGATCAGCTGGAACGGCACAGAGCCGGTCGAGTTGCCGGGCGGAGTGAAGCGCTCGTTCCTGGAGGACGGCGACAGCCTCGTCATGCGCGGCTGGTGCCAGGGCGACGGCTATCGCGTCGGGTTCGGCGAGGTGGAGGGGACGATTCTGGCGGCGGAGTAG
- a CDS encoding DUF1272 domain-containing protein, giving the protein MALQLRPNCEYCDRDLPPDAVEARICSYECTFCVDCVETKLSNVCPNCGGGFAPRPIRPTQEWRPGVCAVKQAPSDKRVHLKYTVEDVAAHCARVRDVPPERR; this is encoded by the coding sequence ATGGCCCTCCAGCTTCGACCGAACTGCGAATATTGTGACCGCGACTTGCCGCCCGATGCGGTGGAGGCGCGAATCTGCTCCTATGAATGCACGTTCTGCGTGGATTGCGTCGAGACCAAACTCTCCAACGTCTGCCCGAACTGCGGCGGCGGCTTTGCGCCGCGCCCGATCAGACCTACGCAGGAGTGGCGACCGGGCGTCTGCGCTGTGAAACAGGCGCCGTCGGACAAACGGGTGCACTTGAAGTACACCGTGGAGGACGTCGCCGCGCATTGCGCGCGGGTGCGCGATGTGCCGCCGGAGAGGCGGTGA
- a CDS encoding Lrp/AsnC family transcriptional regulator, which yields MISVDAFDLKILRALQDDGRLTNQELADLAGLSASQCSRRRMRLEEEKVIAGYHADLSSEALGFGVIAFIQVTLATHSPDNSKRFRALVGRIDEIQEAYSLTGDADYVLKAVLRDLKGLSNLVNDVLMPHQSVAHVRSSIVLDRLKESSKLPLKEIKPG from the coding sequence ATGATTTCGGTTGACGCCTTCGACCTCAAGATCCTCCGTGCGCTCCAGGACGATGGCCGCCTCACCAACCAGGAGCTCGCCGACCTCGCGGGACTGTCGGCCTCGCAATGCTCGCGCCGGCGGATGCGGCTGGAGGAGGAGAAGGTCATCGCGGGCTATCACGCCGATCTCTCCAGCGAGGCGCTCGGCTTCGGCGTGATCGCCTTCATCCAGGTGACGCTTGCGACGCACTCGCCGGACAATTCGAAGCGGTTTCGCGCGCTGGTTGGCCGTATCGACGAGATCCAGGAGGCCTATTCGCTCACCGGTGATGCCGACTACGTGCTGAAGGCGGTGCTGCGCGATCTCAAGGGCCTCTCCAACCTGGTCAACGACGTCCTGATGCCGCACCAGAGCGTGGCCCATGTGCGCTCCTCGATCGTGCTCGACAGGCTGAAGGAGAGCTCGAAGCTGCCGCTGAAGGAGATCAAGCCCGGCTGA
- a CDS encoding MBL fold metallo-hydrolase, with protein MAKNFASTGDLSEKTITFSEIGTDLYAFTAEGDPNTAIIVGDDGCLVFDAQSTPAMANKVIERVKTVTDKPIKYVVLSHYHAVRVLGASAYKAQGIVASQETYRLIEERGQQDWDSEYGRFPRLFQDAASIPGLTWPTLTFEGEMSIFLGKREVRLMQLGAGHTSGDIVAWVPDAEVMFSGDLIEYHSACYCGDAHLREWPMTLNEIRNFNPKAIAPGRGDALKGTATVREAIAMTRDFVTSLYGAAEISVAKGRSLKESMAATREVMDPKFSSFAIYEHCLPFNVSRAYDEASGIDDPVIWTDKRDQEMWAALQGGG; from the coding sequence ATGGCGAAGAACTTCGCATCCACCGGCGATCTCTCCGAGAAGACAATCACCTTCTCCGAGATCGGGACTGATCTCTACGCCTTCACCGCCGAGGGCGATCCCAATACGGCGATCATCGTCGGCGACGACGGCTGCCTGGTGTTCGACGCACAGTCGACGCCGGCGATGGCGAACAAGGTGATCGAGCGCGTCAAGACAGTCACCGACAAGCCGATCAAATATGTCGTGCTGTCGCACTATCACGCCGTGCGCGTGCTCGGGGCCTCCGCCTACAAGGCGCAAGGCATCGTCGCCTCGCAGGAGACCTATCGCCTTATCGAGGAGCGCGGCCAGCAGGATTGGGATTCCGAATACGGTCGCTTCCCACGCCTGTTTCAGGATGCCGCCAGCATTCCCGGCCTGACCTGGCCGACGCTCACTTTCGAAGGCGAGATGTCGATCTTTCTCGGCAAGCGCGAGGTGCGCCTGATGCAGCTCGGCGCCGGCCACACCTCCGGCGATATCGTCGCCTGGGTGCCCGACGCCGAAGTCATGTTCTCCGGCGACCTCATCGAATATCACTCGGCTTGCTATTGCGGCGATGCTCACTTGCGCGAATGGCCGATGACGCTGAACGAGATCCGCAACTTCAATCCCAAGGCGATCGCGCCGGGGCGGGGCGATGCGTTGAAGGGCACGGCGACCGTGCGCGAAGCCATCGCGATGACGCGCGACTTCGTCACCTCGCTCTACGGCGCCGCCGAAATCTCGGTCGCCAAGGGACGCAGCTTAAAGGAATCGATGGCCGCGACGCGCGAGGTGATGGATCCGAAGTTCTCCAGCTTCGCCATCTACGAGCACTGCCTGCCGTTCAACGTGTCGCGCGCCTATGACGAGGCGTCGGGGATCGACGATCCCGTGATCTGGACCGACAAGCGCGACCAGGAGATGTGGGCCGCCCTGCAAGGAGGAGGATAG